The Planctellipticum variicoloris DNA window TTGCCGCTGACGGGAAACTTAGCGTCGACGGGGAGATAGCGGTCCCACGGCAGGGCGACGGAGTTGTCGAACAGCTCGCCGAAGTCGCGGGCCGGGAACGCGCCGACTTTGACGAGAATCCGTTCGGCGGAGCGGAGCCACAAATTCGTGCGGCAGATGGCCAGGGCATCGCCCATGAAGGCGACCCGGCCATCCTCGACGGTCTGCTCGTTGTAGCCCAGTTGGGCCAGTTCGCGCGAGACGACAGCTTCCAGTCCGAAGGCGGCGGTGGCGATAAGTTCGATACGATCCATGAGAGGCAGGTTTTCCAGCAGGCGGGGCGCGAGACGGACCGCATCGGGCACAGCCGATCGGCAGGACAGCTCGTCGAGGGTTGGGAAAGAGCAGGCGCCGCCGGTTTGCGGCAGCGGGGAGAATCATAGCATCTTCAGATGCAGAGAACGAGTCACGGGGAAAACGCCGTCCTTCCGCGAAATTGCCGTATCGCGTGTGCGGCGCACCGTCCGAGCTGCCGACGGCGTGACAGCCGTCGGCAGCTCGGACGCATTCCGGCAAACGCGAGCCTGCCCTACAGGCGCGGTTTCGGCGGCGTCACCGGATCCTGCCACGGGATGACGCCCGTGGCGTTCAGCTTCCGTTTGAAGACTTTCCCGCCGCACGTCACGTACAAAACGTTCTTCTCCGGCCCGGCGAAGACGGCGTTCGAGAGCCAGGCGGGGTCGGGCTTGTCGAGCATGAAGTGCACCCGGCCGAGCTGGTCGAGGACCTGCACACCCATATTCGTCGTCACGTAGAGCCGGCCCTCCGTGTCGACGGTCATGCCGTCGGCCCCGGTTTGCCCCGTGTGATCGGGACGATGCAGCCAGCCGTATTCCTGGCGGTTGGCGAGCATGCCGTCGGGCTGGATCGACCACGAAGTGATCCAGCGTCCGCGCGTGTCGTTGACGAACAGCAGCGTCTGGTCGGCGGAGGGAATCACGCCGTTGGGAAACTCGATCCCTTCGGCGACGAGCTGCTTCGTGCCGTCGAGCGTGAAGTGCCAGACCTTCTTGTTGCCGGGATCGGTGAAGTATCCGCCGCCAGTCTTGAGGAGCACGAGGTCGTTGCTCGGGGCGTCGGTCACGACGACTTCGTGCTGGCCTTCGGTGTTGTAGCGCACGATCCGCTGGGCGTTGTTCTGGCAGGCGTAGAGCTGGCCGTCGGGGCCGAACATCAGGCCGTTCGCGCCGTTGGTCTCCTCGGCGAAGACCGTGACCTTGCCGGCCGGATCGATCTTGTGAATCCGGTTTTTGGGGATGTCCGTAAAATAGACGTCGCCGTTCGGCGCGACGGCCGGGCCTTCCGTGAATCCGTGCCCTTCGCTGACGAGCTGCCAGTTTTCGCCGGGAATGAGGACCTCGATCCGCTTGTTGGACGGGGCGGCCTCGACCGGCTGCGGATAGTCGCGCCACAGCCAGCGGAGGGCGTCCGGCAGGATCGCCGTCGCGTGTTTACCGTTGTGGCCACCCTCGCCCCAGGCGTGGTTGACGTCGTAGCCGGCCCATTCGAGAGCGGCCAGCATGTCCTGGTTGGCGACCCACCAGCTTCCGGCAAAGATGTTGTTGTCGTTCGAGCCGTCCTGCAGGAAGACCCGGATCGGCTTCGGCTCGGACTTGCGGATGAGGACCGGATACTCGTTGCCGCCGCGGAGGCCGACGTAGGTCCCGACGCCGGTGAAGACCCGCCGGAAGGCGTCCGGGCATTCCCAGGCCGCGGTGAAGGCGGCGATGCCTCCGGAGCTGGAGCCGGCGATGGCCCGGTCGTTGGGATCCTGGCTCAGTTTGTAGGTCTTGCCGACTTCGGGGAGGACCTCTTCGATGAGGAAGCGGGCGTAGCGGTCGCCGAGGCCGTCGTATTCGAAGCTGCGATTAAACCGCGGCTGGGCCTTATCGTGCGGCGCGGGGACGACGCCGGGGCTGACGAAGATGCCGATCGTGACCGGGACCTCTTTCTTGTGGATCAAGTTGTCGAGGACGATCGGCACCTTCCAGCCGTTGGCGAGGCCGAGGCCGTCCTGGACGACCATCACGCAGGCGGGCTTGGAGCCGTCGTACTGGGCGGGGACATAGACCCAGTAATCGCGGACGGTGCCGGGGAAGATCGTGCTCTTCCACGGGAACGGGCCCTCGATCTTCCCTTGGGGGACGCCTTCCTGGCGTTTGGAGTCGGGATGCTCGGGGTAGGTGTCCTGGGCGAAGGCGGACGCCGTGCCAATCAGCGCGGCGAGCAGGGCGAAGGAGGTCCAGAGGCGCGTCATAGGAGAAACTCCGGCAGCAGGGGAGATGGTTTCACAGAGTGAAACGAGCTTGGCTGACTGGCGGGAAGAAATCCAGTGGGGAGCGAGCGGGTGACGGATTCGTAGTGTCGGCTGTGCCGGCCTCTCTTCAACATTTGAGGGCCGCGTCACTCACAGGCTGGCATGTCTCAGAGGCTTTGCGATGGGCGTGTCTTTCGCCAACAACCACCCCCATCGAAGACTCAGGGACGTGCCACCCCTCATAAGACAGTTTGTTTGTTGGTTCACGTCCGGCCGGCACAGCCGGCCCTATTTCTGCGTCCGCTTATCTGATGATGTCGAATTCCCAGTCATCGAACGTTTGCTCGCCAATGCGCTCTCCTTCGGGAGTGAATTCGACGATGAAGGGCAGAAGGTCTGTCCATCCGTAACCCGATACCAGCAGTGTCTCACCGGTCTCGGGATGTTTGAATTCCGAATCGCCAGCCGATGGAGTTGCGACAATGTCCGTTTCGCCACACTCCAAACATCGAGGTGGACTGCGGCGGCTCTGCCGCCAACCGCACCGGATGCGAAGCTGCTCAATGCGTTTTTCAATCGGGGCGCCATCGAGCACGTACGACCAGAACTTCGCGAGCTCGGGATCGCCGGCCTGCAGCTTTTCAATCTCTGCTGCGAGTGATTCCAGGGTAGGAATCTCCTCGGCAGTGATGAAGGACTTGCATTTGTAACACCAGGCGGGAGTCTCAAAAACACTTAGTTTCGCACCGTCAGAGAGCTGATAGTAGAAGTAGGCTGAAAAGAGAACCGAATCTTTCCGGCCCGAGACGGCGTGCGTGTACTCGACAAATCCGCGTCCCATCAGATCGGCCTCCCGCTGACGTCGAACCAGAACATCTGAGAACGCAGGGCCGGCTGTGCCCGGCCGCGCGTCGTAACATGCCCGGTCGTGGGTGGCA harbors:
- a CDS encoding SMP-30/gluconolactonase/LRE family protein, encoding MTRLWTSFALLAALIGTASAFAQDTYPEHPDSKRQEGVPQGKIEGPFPWKSTIFPGTVRDYWVYVPAQYDGSKPACVMVVQDGLGLANGWKVPIVLDNLIHKKEVPVTIGIFVSPGVVPAPHDKAQPRFNRSFEYDGLGDRYARFLIEEVLPEVGKTYKLSQDPNDRAIAGSSSGGIAAFTAAWECPDAFRRVFTGVGTYVGLRGGNEYPVLIRKSEPKPIRVFLQDGSNDNNIFAGSWWVANQDMLAALEWAGYDVNHAWGEGGHNGKHATAILPDALRWLWRDYPQPVEAAPSNKRIEVLIPGENWQLVSEGHGFTEGPAVAPNGDVYFTDIPKNRIHKIDPAGKVTVFAEETNGANGLMFGPDGQLYACQNNAQRIVRYNTEGQHEVVVTDAPSNDLVLLKTGGGYFTDPGNKKVWHFTLDGTKQLVAEGIEFPNGVIPSADQTLLFVNDTRGRWITSWSIQPDGMLANRQEYGWLHRPDHTGQTGADGMTVDTEGRLYVTTNMGVQVLDQLGRVHFMLDKPDPAWLSNAVFAGPEKNVLYVTCGGKVFKRKLNATGVIPWQDPVTPPKPRL